ATAAAGTGACAGGCTAACGGGTATGTGTCATCCTTTCGTCTAATCGTGCTCCTGTGTTCCGCTATTCTTTGTTTTAATTGCCGTGTTGTTTTACTAACATATACTTTCCCACAGGGGCACGTGATTAAATAAATCGCCCCAGTGGTTGAGCATGTAATGACGCCTTTGATCGGAATGTTTTTACCTGATCGCGGATGTTTAAACTGGTGGCACTTATGTGTGCTGTTACACTGGGCACATGAATTGCATTTATAGTTGCCAGGTTTTATATCTTCATGTGTGTATAGCGTTGTGCAGATCTCACTCTCCCTggtggttttcaggccgaccaggacGGAGGCGGtgccggtgcccacaccagttacgtttggcactaaagttgtttatctgcgaaccacccgtattcataccgggctctgaactttttccacacgtgactgtgttacctggatgaacctgctgacggccatgttgtcgtcacggttcgcagagaaaagacaagtattttgtggttcgcatttcgaccaactttccagtttgtgagcgctaagatctgtggcatgaacacgacgggaacgggcaccggcacagttctcagcCGGCCTGAATGCGCCACCTGTGTTGCAGTGTGACCTCGATGGCCAGGTGATCATGTCTGGCAATAACAATAtcttcccaccacacacacacacacacacacacacacacacactcacatacacacacacacatacacacacacacacacacacacacacacacacacacacacacacacacacacacacacgcacacacacacacactgtacactactctatatactgtattttcctaTGTGTGTTGTATTTTGCAGGCCTCACTCCTGGTGACCATGTCTGCAAATAACAACATCGTGCACGTCAGGAAGATGGTGGAGCAGCTCCGTGTGGAGGCCAGCCGAGACCGTATCAAGgtgcggaacacacacacacacaaacgcatgcacgcacgcacgcacgcacacacacacacacacaccttacacatcCTCCATGATCCACAAGATGCAGAACTGGCCCGTGATGGTCTCAtggtacacacctacacacagtagtatgtgcacgcgcgcacacacacacacaatcaaagtgTTCCAAGAGTACACATCCACTGATTTATCATTGGAAATAGGCTTCATTAAAAAACTGGGAGAACTCGTGccaccccccttctcttctcatgTCATGTCTTGTCTTTATTTAGCATTGTCTTCCAACTTCTGTTGCTTCCCCTTTCCCTTACTACTTCTGTTCTTACTACTTCCCTTTTATTTCTTCAAAGTCAACATGACTGTTCTGTGTTGTGCTCTCTTGTCCTAATGAAAATTACCCTAATGAAGGAATTAGCAAAAAAAATGGGTGATTGGTTATCCTTATGAAAACAGTTCCCGTCGCACACTAAAATGCATAAATGcacaaatgttttattttggtTTTACACCTTCATCAGGGTCACTGCCTTAAGCCAAAATGTAGGTCAAAAAAATGCTGAGTGTGTAATGGCAACTTTTTTCATAAAGCTTTTGGACcaccgtgcacgcacacacacacctcaaactgTGGCCTCGTCTACATGAGACAACATTAATtgtgaataaaacttaattccactttgaaaacatcatgcaaacacttcacaattcagattTAATAAAAGtgcaatggctacgtttacatgacgtttttaattccgaattaatatttccgaattaaatagttccgacgagtttgctttgatctttcatgtaattccaaattaagaggtgtttacatgacgttttcaaagcggaattaaactttattcagaattaaagtgagttaattcggaattaaaatcgtcatgtaaaCGTGGGGAATGTCAGTTTgaaggaactatttaattctgaattactaatccggaattaaaaacatcatgtaaacagtgtgtttattaaaggtgcactgtgtaggattgtggtcagagaaggtattacaactatgctgctcattgaaatggttctgccttttgccaaatttgatcttttcatgaatatttactaaataataaaacaatatttactagtatgaccaaagtattcaaaattcaaaatggcgaaccatggataagatccccctttccatgtgtGACAAATTCGATTTTCATAATGAATacacagaatttgatggtggtggtaagtattgaagttaacatttgtgaatgggtatcatgacttttggaaataaactactaaaaatattacacagtgcacctttaaaactgaAGGAAAGTGCCGTCTCTCTGTTGTCCTCTGTTCCAGATCTCGAAGGCTGCTGCCGACCTGATGCACTACTGTGTGCAGCATGGCCGCACCGACCCTCTCCTGGTCGGGGTACCCACCTCAGACAACCCCTTCAAGGAGAAGACACCCTGCTGTCTCCTCTAATGCCAACGACCCTCACACCACCCTCCATGCCAACCAAGGTGCCAATCATCCAACCCAATGCCAATCGGATCCTCTAGTTTGTCCCAGCGACCCCATCCTGGTCGAGTCACCAAGAGCACCCCTTCAAGGAGAAAACATCTTGCTGCATCCTCTAACACCAACGACCCTCACAACCACCCCAGTGCCAATCACCCATTGATGGCAAGGTGCCCATCGTAGTCCCAGCGACCCTCTCCTGCTCAAGGTGCCAAGAGAACCCCTTCAAGGAGAAGACACCCTGCTGCATCCTATAATGCTAATGACCCACCACAGTGCCAACCACCCACCACAGTGCCATGTGCCCATTGCCAAGGTGCCAATCGTAGTCCCAGCGAGCGATCCTCTCCTCCTCAAGGTGCCCATCACAACCAACCCAGTGCCAATCGCTGGACCACTAGacctgagcagagagagagagagggatgggggtagagatgtcaaaagtaaaagtaagaatATACTTAAATTTAAGAAACAGATTCTTTCCAAcagaggtaacttatctgagtaaccgaTAATAACATAGTCTATCTCCTTATGTTCAATggggtaaatggtgtaacagcgatgtaatatcatgtgctgatgttgtgcttacaccatgaatttacttttacttatcTTTACTGCCCCATACCACCCACCAGTGCCAGTCAACATCCCTCTTTACTGtaagtgtgctgtgttgtgtgtgtttttgtggtgtagtaggctactttgttttgtaAGATCTTGCAAGTTGGTGCTCtattcactgtatcacatgtCCAGCCACTTGTTTGTGCTTTGTTCCCAAACGCTGTATGTTCATCTTTATAAACGACAAGagggactatttccaaacttgaCCTATTGGCCTTTTGACCTTTTCTTTGTTGGCAGGGTGACATGTCATTATTTTTACTGTTTTCATCCACAATAAaacactatctgtgtgtgtgtaattttgggGAAGAACCgaatggtgttttgtgtgtgtgtgtgcgtgtgtgtgtgcgtgtgtgtgtgtgtgcgcgtgcgtgtgtgtgtgtgtgcgtgtgcgtgtgcgtgttacgCAACAGCCATGTGACAGTGCTGTCACCAGAGAGTGCCATCAGAGTGGGCGCAATAGGCCTTACACAGCCGCTCCAGGAAattgtgcataagtgtgtgtgtgtgtgtgtgtgtgtgtgtgtgtgtgtgtgtgtgtgtgtgtgtgtgtgtgtgtgtgtgtgtgtgtgtgtgtgtgtgtgtgtgtgtgtgtgacagggttcCTTTTCATAGCTGCTTGCTTACAAAGCCACTTAACTGGCCCTTTGTCCACTCGCACTGTTTAGGCACGGGGCAATTCACTcttcacacagagcacacacacacacacacactctcacacacacacacacacacacacacacacacacacacacacacacacacacacacacacacacacacacacacacacacacacacacacacacaatgggcaccATATTAGTGTTGGCCTAAAATAGCTTGCTGAGCAGCGTGCTGTACAGTTGGGCTGGACTTGGGGACAAAGGGGCCCATTGTGATATGGGGTGGCCTGGCCCCCGTGGCCATTGTGACGTGTggcgatgtgtgcgtgtgcgtgtgcatgcgtgcgtgcgtgcgtgtgcgtgcgtgtgtgtgtgtgtgtgtgtgtgtgtgtgtgtgtgtgtgtgtgtgtgtgcagggccggagctatagggagggcgagcagggcatttgcccctgggcccagggcactcttgcattggtggtgggggcccaattgtgatcttgtcaaGTCATGTAGGGGGCCCGAaaagtgttttgccctagggccctgtgttcaattgttccgccactgtgtgtgtgtgtgtgtgtgtccatgtgtgacgTGTGGCCTGGGTCCCCGTGACTGAGGGGAAAGGCCCTGGCCTCAGGCCCTCTACTGGCCCCCTACTGATGACTCAGGCAGGGCACACAGTcacaagagagaagggagggagaggaggggactaTGACATTATGATGACACTGTTAATCACTCAATTTAGCACAATAGAAAACatgcacatctgtctcaaaaTTGAGTTGTGGACTAGCAAAGTCAATTAATACAGCAAAAAATAAagtcaccaacaccaacaccaagctCCAAAGCTGACTCAGGCAGGGCTGCAGGGCACACAGTCacaagagagatgggagggagaaggggaccATGTCATTATGATGACACTGTTAATCACTCACCAGCCTCGGTTACACGGTGACGGGACATTTAATTCCAAtgtaactcaatttaattcaacataaaacttaattctgcttAGAGCACTTCTCGGCAGGACAAGCAGTCATAAGagtagtggggtgggggggtgtctggAACATGTCATTATGATGGTGCTGTTAATCACTCAGTTTAACTAAATAAAAAACATGCACAACCGTCTCAAAAATGGGTGCTGGATGAGCAAAGTCAAATAATAGCAAACACCAAACTCCCATTTCTATCAGAAGAACCTGTCTTTATGATgtcactgttacagtaatcactTTCACAGAGAGCATTGATGATGGCGGAACCCTCTTTTCTGCTCTCAGAAAcaaactccttgtgcttgtgtCTGGAACCTGTCATTATGATTGCACTGTTAATCACTCAGTTtaacaaaaatagaaaacatgcacatctgtctcaaaaatGGGCGCTGGACTAGCAAAGTCAATAGCAAAAAAAATAGACACTAAGCATTTCTACACATTAAGAAGAACCTGTCATTGTGATGGTACTGTTAATCACTCTATTTAGCAAAATAGAAAACatgcacatctgtctcaaaaatGGCCGCTGGACTAGCAAAGTCAAgtaatggcaaaaaaaaagtttgcaacACCAAGGTCCCATTTCTATATAAGAAGAGAATGCTATGACAACAgcctgtgtgcacaagtgtgtttttgtgcttgcgtgcatgcttgcgtgcatgcttgcgtgcgtgcttgcgtgcgtgtgtgtgtgtgtgcgtgctggtgtgttGGTTgatatgtgtgcactgtgtgcactgtgtgtgtgtttgtggtgagaGAGGGCCCATGGAAACCTCCCTGGCATATTGCATTACATGTAACTGTATCCGAGGGTCATATCTAGTGTAGAGAAGAGCACAGTGCCGAGGGTCATACAGtatctagtgtagtgtagagccttacagcagtgcagtgcagcgcctCACAGTGACTCAGCTGCAGGACAGGCACATTGGAGCATCATGGGACATATTGTGTCGTGGaactgggaaaaaaaacagcTCGGGCACACAGCAACTCTCCTTACTATGTATGCATACTATATTagtatgatgggctcagtccagtgtctgcagtaaaaaaaacaaaacaaaacaaaaaaacatagacaaaataaaacaaaagtatCATCGCCTGAGGACTGTCTGCCCTTTGTGCCAGATCACCACTCCCACTCTGGTTCAAGGGTACATCGGCCGTGTGTGTACCAAACACAGTGATCGAAACTGGGCCTGGGCTGGGAGCAGGAGGGCCTTCATGATTTATGGATGATGAGAAAGAGAGCCGGTGGTGGACTCCCTCAGCCACAGTACAGTATTTCCCATAAACCACAAAACACACCCGGATAAGGGGAGAGCCATAACCACCAGAGAGGGTGTCCAATTAAATATTTATATGATGACACACATGTAACGTGACACGGATACAGTTTCTTCTTCTAAATGTGTTACCTAGGCGGTCTTGACCTCTCTGCCCCCACTGCATCCATATCTATGGTATTTTCTAGTTGTACACAAACTGGTACAAGCTGCACTCCTCCCATCCTAAAAGCCCCCAAATATAAGCCTACAACAGTGCCCTGTACTGTTAAACGTAAACTCTTGACATCCAGCCCAGGCCTTCTTAAAGGAGGATAGTTGCTATggaaaatgttgttgttgttgttgttgttgttgttgttgttgttgtcttctgGTAATCTGCCAGAAGCATACGTTGTTAATATCAGAGATGGAATTGACAGTTGAAGTGTCCGGTGTGATTCAGAGGGTTCCAGTAATGCCGTTGTAATGCTGTGTTTTATTTTGAAACGTTATGTCCAGTACAAACggactctctctcttgttctggtGCTCTGCTTTCATTACACTGTAATAATATTATCATCATCCATCCAAGTGGAAAAGGCCACCGTTAAGCAGACACCGTTAAGCAGGCTCTGAGGAAAGAgacacacagggttgccagatgagtctgctGCTTTCCAGTCAAAAAAAtgccaaaacccgcctggaagcactaaatcccgcacaatttgaactgaattctgttgatttctatggtcataaataaaatgtaaaaaacccgccc
This is a stretch of genomic DNA from Engraulis encrasicolus isolate BLACKSEA-1 chromosome 6, IST_EnEncr_1.0, whole genome shotgun sequence. It encodes these proteins:
- the LOC134450670 gene encoding guanine nucleotide-binding protein G(I)/G(S)/G(O) subunit gamma-7-like, which codes for MSANNNIVHVRKMVEQLRVEASRDRIKISKAAADLMHYCVQHGRTDPLLVGVPTSDNPFKEKTPCCLL